The following coding sequences lie in one Haematobia irritans isolate KBUSLIRL chromosome 3, ASM5000362v1, whole genome shotgun sequence genomic window:
- the LOC142229011 gene encoding neprilysin-2-like, producing the protein MGFLKNLYEFLLIGTLLMWQVNGLNILGKYANRRQRKLIEGSMNLNVDPCENFYEYACGNWGKYVDGAGSEFYETLTMLDYQVNRKIANHMGRIRLRTSPRFMHKAYQFYKSCLQVERYQPLEYLRWLKVHENMKWPTLWSRSPKSNVVFDWVYTLAVMRKYGMNGILIEEIVYQKKDDPTVLMIDLDKPVEGTGFEALTYSNFKVMIDSLAVPTSSRTLDHLWKEFSEFEELLVKLDEIPDDEGSKLITVADLPLPWLEKYLKIVLNQTSIDGDMELYIQNIPYLEALDSLLKEYDDRFICKYLELRFLWHLNVKGPEAFLEESCASATRSLLPLAMHWLYEQMNSHIQEEIPKIEELLKNILKNFKTALSSNENEFNETTLDYLQSKLDHIQLKVGNLPRVDTLEILENHYKNVTLNTSDFYGNHLKLLHFGVRALHLGNNNTLSPNASHYFHLESYETGASSSPYFIQRSNIVIIPWTTLQLPVYQANLEDIYKYSSLGFLLAHEILHGFDITGLEVDDNGKLDTNQYNNILTNGRFDKNYRCLRDLNPNVIDEKIADVSGLRYAYDTYFDLHPEALNETRMIYGTEMSVKKLFFLNFAQFFCGSLASEDFINTSEHGSDSDRVNDALAHFPEFSKVYDCIRQSRMQINRTCSLWR; encoded by the coding sequence ATGGGATTTCTTAAAAATCTATACGAATTCCTGCTCATTGGGACATTACTAATGTGGCAGGTGAATGGCTTAAATATCCTAGGGAAATATGCAAATCGCCGTCAGAGGAAGTTAATCGAAGGTTCAATGAATTTAAATGTAGATCCATGTGAGAATTTCTATGAATATGCCTGTGGTAATTGGGGCAAATATGTCGACGGAGCAGGATCGGAATTCTATGAGACTCTTACCATGTTGGACTATCAAGTGAATCGTAAAATCGCAAATCATATGGGAAGAATACGTCTTAGAACTAGTCCCAGGTTTATGCATAAGGCTTATCAATTTTACAAATCTTGCTTGCAAGTGGAACGCTATCAACCTCTGGAATATTTACGTTGGTTAAAGGTTCATGAGAATATGAAATGGCCTACTTTGTGGTCGAGATCGCCAAAGAGCAATGTTGTTTTCGATTGGGTTTACACCTTGGCCGTAATGAGAAAGTATGGCATGAATGGCATACTCATCGAAGAGATAGTCTATCAGAAGAAGGATGATCCCACCGTATTGATGATCGATTTGGATAAACCAGTGGAGGGAACTGGATTTGAGGCTTTGACCTATAGCAATTTCAAAGTAATGATTGATTCTTTGGCTGTACCCACAAGCTCTAGGACTTTGGATCATCTATGGAAAGAATTCAGTGAATTTGAAGAGCTTTTGGTTAAATTGGATGAGATACCCGATGACGAGGGTAGCAAACTGATAACTGTGGCCGATTTACCCTTGCCATGGTTggagaaatatttgaaaatcgtTTTGAATCAAACCTCCATTGATGGTGACATGGAATTGTATATACAAAACATTCCCTATCTGGAGGCTTTGGATAGCTTGCTGAAGGAATATGATGATCGTTTCATATGCAAGTATTTGGAATTACGTTTTCTATGGCATCTAAATGTCAAGGGTCCAGAGGCTTTCCTGGAAGAGTCATGTGCTTCGGCAACAAGAAGTCTTTTACCCCTGGCCATGCATTGGTTATACGAGCAGATGAATTCACATATCCAGGAAGAGATACCCAAGATTGAAGaacttctaaagaatattttgaaaaattttaaaactgctCTCAGTTCCAATGAAAATGAATTCAACGAGACTACCCTTGATTATTTGCAATCTAAATTGGATCACATACAATTGAAAGTGGGCAATTTACCTCGCGTTGATACTCTGGAGATTCTCGAGAatcattataaaaatgttacactCAATACCTCCGATTTCTATGGGAATCATTTGAAGCTTTTGCATTTTGGTGTAAGAGCTTTGCATTTGGGTAACAACAATACCCTCTCGCCCAATGCCTCACACTATTTCCATTTGGAGAGTTATGAAACTGGGGCCAGTTCTTCACCGTATTTCATACAACGTTCCAATATAGTCATAATACCTTGGACCACTTTACAGCTTCCTGTATATCAGGCCAATCTAGAAGATATCTACAAATATAGTTCACTGGGATTCCTTTTGGCCCATGAAATACTTCACGGATTCGATATCACTGGCCTAGAGGTTGATGACAATGGCAAGCTGGATACTAATCAGtataacaacattttgactaatgGCCGTTTCGATAAAAACTATCGATGTTTGCGTGATCTTAACCCCAATGTCATTGATGAGAAAATTGCCGATGTCAGTGGTTTACGTTATGCCTATGACACCTATTTCGACTTACATCCCGAGGCATTGAATGAAACTCGCATGATCTATGGTACTGAGATGTCtgtgaagaaattatttttccttaattttgCCCAATTCTTTTGTGGCAGTTTAGCATCAGAGGATTTCATAAAtaccagtgaacatggttcggaTAGTGATCGTGTGAATGATGCTCTTGCCCATTTTCCAGAGTTTAGCAAGGTCTATGATTGCATCCGTCAAAGTCGAATGCAGATTAATCGAACTTGTAGCTTATGGCGATGA